The Candoia aspera isolate rCanAsp1 chromosome 6, rCanAsp1.hap2, whole genome shotgun sequence genome has a segment encoding these proteins:
- the PYROXD2 gene encoding pyridine nucleotide-disulfide oxidoreductase domain-containing protein 2 isoform X2: MAGRHCCRLGPAGIRRILTGCRANHSRPGASLKREYDAVVIGAGHNGLVAAAYLQKGGLKTVVLERRHIVGGAAITEEIIPGFRFSRASYLLSLLRPQIYNELELKKYGLKVLLRDPYSFTPVLEDSQGGKAPCSLLLGNSMAETQNQIAQFSLKDAQAFPKYEAFMSCLVAAIDPLLDICPVDVAALTQGSLHQRFRALRGLQALFRAGFALGKQLPQYYEVLTAPISKILDFWFESEPLKATLATDAVIGAMAGPHTPGSGYVLLHHVMGELEGRKGAWGYVSGGMGALSGALAHAATTLGAEIFTDKAVARILLSSDKKVQGVCLQDGTEVKSRLVLSNASPHHTFLELTPQEHLPLEFVQRISQFDTCSPVTKINVAVDRLPSFLAVSNTTNGDPLPHHQCSIHLNCENIHALHQAFEDACNGRPSRRPMIDMCIPSVLDPTLAPPGCHVISLFTQYTPYLLAEGKPWDHHDRESYTNRVFDSVEAYAPGFKASIIGIDVLTPPDLEQIFGLPGGNIFHGAMSLDQLYFARPVPSYSSYQSPVQGLYLCGSGAHPGGGVMGAVGRNAARVALEDFKNL, from the exons ATGGCAGGGAGGCACTGTTGCCGGCTGGGTCCGGCTGGCATACGCCGGATTTTAACGGGTTGCAGGGCAAACCATTCGCGGCCTGGAGCCTCCTTGAAGCGGGAGTACGACGCTGTCGTGATCGGGGCAG GACACAACGGACTAGTGGCT GCTGCCTATCTGCAAAAGGGAGGGCTGAAAACAGTAGTGCTGGAGAGAAGACACATTGTGGGAGGTGCTGCAATCACTGAAGAAATTATCCCAG GCTTTCGCTTCTCCAGGGCCTCTTACCTGCTCAGTCTGCTGAGACCCCAGATTTACAATGAGCTGGAGCTGAAG AAATATGGCTTAAAAGTGTTGCTGCGTGACCCGTATTCCTTCACTCCAGTGCTGGAGGACAGTCAGGGTGGAAAAGCTCCCTGCTCGCTGTTGCTGGGGAACAGCATGGCTGAGACACAGAACCAGATTGCCCAGTTTTCCCTaaaggatgcccag GCCTTTCCCAAGTATGAGGCGTTCATGAGCTGCTTGGTGGCAGCCATTGACCCTCTCCTTGATATCTGCCCAGTGGATGTAGCTGCACTCACCCAGGGCTCCTTGCATCAGCGATTCAGGGCCTTGAGGGGTTTGCAAGCCCTGTTCCGTGCAG GATTTGCTTTGGGAAAACAACTTCCACAGTATTATGAAGTTCTCACAGCCCCCATTTCCAAG ATTTTGGATTTCTGGTTTGAGTCAGAGCCCTTAAAAGCAACATTGGCCACTGATGCAGTGATTGGTGCCATGGCTGGTCCACACACACCAGGCAGTGG GTATGTTCTGCTGCACCATGTCATGGGTGAGCTAGAGGGACGCAAGGGTGCCTGGGGTTATGTGTCTGGTGGCATGGGGGCACTTTCTGGGGCCTTGGCTCATGCTGCAACTACGCTTGGGGCTGAGATCTTCACTGATAAG GCAGTTGCCCGGATTCTCCTGAGTTCTGATAAGAAGGTTCAAGGAGTTTGCCTCCAGGATGGAACTGAAGTGAAGAGTCGCTTGGTGCTGTCCAATGCATCTCCACATCATACCTTCCTGGAGCTGACTCCACAA GAGCATCTGCCCTTGGAGTTTGTACAGAGAATCTCACAGTTTGACACATGCTCTCCAGTCACCAAGATCAATG TGGCTGTGGATCGGTTGCCCAGTTTTCTGGCAGTCTCAAACACCACCAATGGCGATCCCTTGCCTCACCATCAATGCTCCATCCATCTTAATTGTGAAAACATCCATGCCTTGCACCAGGCCTTTGAGGATGCTTGCAATGGGAGGCCCTCTAGAAG ACCCATGATTGACATGTGTATTCCATCGGTCTTGGATCCTACCCTGGCTCCCCCAGGCTGCCATGTGATTTCACTTTTTACCCAATACACCCCCTATTTGCTTGCTGAAGGAAAGCCGTGGGATCACCATGACCGTGAGAGCTATACCAATCGAG TATTTGACAGTGTTGAAGCCTACGCACCTGGGTTCAAGGCATCCATCATTGGCATAGATGTTTTAACACCTCCAGACCTTGAACAGATCTTTGGCCTACCTGGTGGG AATATATTCCATGGAGCCATGTCTTTGGATCAGCTATATTTTGCCCGACCAGTGCCATCTTACTCCAGCTACCAGTCTCCAGTCCAAGGCCTATACCTCTGTGGAAGTGGTGCTCATCCTG GAGGAGGTGTAATGGGAGCAGTGGGACGCAATGCTGCTAGAGTGGCCTTGGAGGATTTCAAGAATCTGTGA
- the PYROXD2 gene encoding pyridine nucleotide-disulfide oxidoreductase domain-containing protein 2 isoform X3, which yields MAGRHCCRLGPAGIRRILTGCRANHSRPGASLKREYDAVVIGAGHNGLVAAAYLQKGGLKTVVLERRHIVGGAAITEEIIPGFRFSRASYLLSLLRPQIYNELELKKYGLKVLLRDPYSFTPVLEDSQGGKAPCSLLLGNSMAETQNQIAQFSLKDAQAFPKYEAFMSCLVAAIDPLLDICPVDVAALTQGSLHQRFRALRGLQALFRAGFALGKQLPQYYEVLTAPISKILDFWFESEPLKATLATDAVIGAMAGPHTPGSGYVLLHHVMGELEGRKGAWGYVSGGMGALSGALAHAATTLGAEIFTDKAVARILLSSDKKVQGVCLQDGTEVKSRLVLSNASPHHTFLELTPQEHLPLEFVQRISQFDTCSPVTKINVAVDRLPSFLAVSNTTNGDPLPHHQCSIHLNCENIHALHQAFEDACNGRPSRRPMIDMCIPSVLDPTLAPPGCHVISLFTQYTPYLLAEGKPWDHHDRESYTNREYIPWSHVFGSAIFCPTSAILLQLPVSSPRPIPLWKWCSSWYVWKGLCEWRRCNGSSGTQCC from the exons ATGGCAGGGAGGCACTGTTGCCGGCTGGGTCCGGCTGGCATACGCCGGATTTTAACGGGTTGCAGGGCAAACCATTCGCGGCCTGGAGCCTCCTTGAAGCGGGAGTACGACGCTGTCGTGATCGGGGCAG GACACAACGGACTAGTGGCT GCTGCCTATCTGCAAAAGGGAGGGCTGAAAACAGTAGTGCTGGAGAGAAGACACATTGTGGGAGGTGCTGCAATCACTGAAGAAATTATCCCAG GCTTTCGCTTCTCCAGGGCCTCTTACCTGCTCAGTCTGCTGAGACCCCAGATTTACAATGAGCTGGAGCTGAAG AAATATGGCTTAAAAGTGTTGCTGCGTGACCCGTATTCCTTCACTCCAGTGCTGGAGGACAGTCAGGGTGGAAAAGCTCCCTGCTCGCTGTTGCTGGGGAACAGCATGGCTGAGACACAGAACCAGATTGCCCAGTTTTCCCTaaaggatgcccag GCCTTTCCCAAGTATGAGGCGTTCATGAGCTGCTTGGTGGCAGCCATTGACCCTCTCCTTGATATCTGCCCAGTGGATGTAGCTGCACTCACCCAGGGCTCCTTGCATCAGCGATTCAGGGCCTTGAGGGGTTTGCAAGCCCTGTTCCGTGCAG GATTTGCTTTGGGAAAACAACTTCCACAGTATTATGAAGTTCTCACAGCCCCCATTTCCAAG ATTTTGGATTTCTGGTTTGAGTCAGAGCCCTTAAAAGCAACATTGGCCACTGATGCAGTGATTGGTGCCATGGCTGGTCCACACACACCAGGCAGTGG GTATGTTCTGCTGCACCATGTCATGGGTGAGCTAGAGGGACGCAAGGGTGCCTGGGGTTATGTGTCTGGTGGCATGGGGGCACTTTCTGGGGCCTTGGCTCATGCTGCAACTACGCTTGGGGCTGAGATCTTCACTGATAAG GCAGTTGCCCGGATTCTCCTGAGTTCTGATAAGAAGGTTCAAGGAGTTTGCCTCCAGGATGGAACTGAAGTGAAGAGTCGCTTGGTGCTGTCCAATGCATCTCCACATCATACCTTCCTGGAGCTGACTCCACAA GAGCATCTGCCCTTGGAGTTTGTACAGAGAATCTCACAGTTTGACACATGCTCTCCAGTCACCAAGATCAATG TGGCTGTGGATCGGTTGCCCAGTTTTCTGGCAGTCTCAAACACCACCAATGGCGATCCCTTGCCTCACCATCAATGCTCCATCCATCTTAATTGTGAAAACATCCATGCCTTGCACCAGGCCTTTGAGGATGCTTGCAATGGGAGGCCCTCTAGAAG ACCCATGATTGACATGTGTATTCCATCGGTCTTGGATCCTACCCTGGCTCCCCCAGGCTGCCATGTGATTTCACTTTTTACCCAATACACCCCCTATTTGCTTGCTGAAGGAAAGCCGTGGGATCACCATGACCGTGAGAGCTATACCAATCGAG AATATATTCCATGGAGCCATGTCTTTGGATCAGCTATATTTTGCCCGACCAGTGCCATCTTACTCCAGCTACCAGTCTCCAGTCCAAGGCCTATACCTCTGTGGAAGTGGTGCTCATCCTGGTATGTCTGGAAGGGATTGTGTGAGTG GAGGAGGTGTAATGGGAGCAGTGGGACGCAATGCTGCTAG
- the PYROXD2 gene encoding pyridine nucleotide-disulfide oxidoreductase domain-containing protein 2 isoform X1 gives MAGRHCCRLGPAGIRRILTGCRANHSRPGASLKREYDAVVIGAGHNGLVAAAYLQKGGLKTVVLERRHIVGGAAITEEIIPGFRFSRASYLLSLLRPQIYNELELKKYGLKVLLRDPYSFTPVLEDSQGGKAPCSLLLGNSMAETQNQIAQFSLKDAQAFPKYEAFMSCLVAAIDPLLDICPVDVAALTQGSLHQRFRALRGLQALFRAGFALGKQLPQYYEVLTAPISKILDFWFESEPLKATLATDAVIGAMAGPHTPGSGYVLLHHVMGELEGRKGAWGYVSGGMGALSGALAHAATTLGAEIFTDKAVARILLSSDKKVQGVCLQDGTEVKSRLVLSNASPHHTFLELTPQEHLPLEFVQRISQFDTCSPVTKINVAVDRLPSFLAVSNTTNGDPLPHHQCSIHLNCENIHALHQAFEDACNGRPSRRPMIDMCIPSVLDPTLAPPGCHVISLFTQYTPYLLAEGKPWDHHDRESYTNRVFDSVEAYAPGFKASIIGIDVLTPPDLEQIFGLPGGNIFHGAMSLDQLYFARPVPSYSSYQSPVQGLYLCGSGAHPGMSGRDCVSGGGVMGAVGRNAARVALEDFKNL, from the exons ATGGCAGGGAGGCACTGTTGCCGGCTGGGTCCGGCTGGCATACGCCGGATTTTAACGGGTTGCAGGGCAAACCATTCGCGGCCTGGAGCCTCCTTGAAGCGGGAGTACGACGCTGTCGTGATCGGGGCAG GACACAACGGACTAGTGGCT GCTGCCTATCTGCAAAAGGGAGGGCTGAAAACAGTAGTGCTGGAGAGAAGACACATTGTGGGAGGTGCTGCAATCACTGAAGAAATTATCCCAG GCTTTCGCTTCTCCAGGGCCTCTTACCTGCTCAGTCTGCTGAGACCCCAGATTTACAATGAGCTGGAGCTGAAG AAATATGGCTTAAAAGTGTTGCTGCGTGACCCGTATTCCTTCACTCCAGTGCTGGAGGACAGTCAGGGTGGAAAAGCTCCCTGCTCGCTGTTGCTGGGGAACAGCATGGCTGAGACACAGAACCAGATTGCCCAGTTTTCCCTaaaggatgcccag GCCTTTCCCAAGTATGAGGCGTTCATGAGCTGCTTGGTGGCAGCCATTGACCCTCTCCTTGATATCTGCCCAGTGGATGTAGCTGCACTCACCCAGGGCTCCTTGCATCAGCGATTCAGGGCCTTGAGGGGTTTGCAAGCCCTGTTCCGTGCAG GATTTGCTTTGGGAAAACAACTTCCACAGTATTATGAAGTTCTCACAGCCCCCATTTCCAAG ATTTTGGATTTCTGGTTTGAGTCAGAGCCCTTAAAAGCAACATTGGCCACTGATGCAGTGATTGGTGCCATGGCTGGTCCACACACACCAGGCAGTGG GTATGTTCTGCTGCACCATGTCATGGGTGAGCTAGAGGGACGCAAGGGTGCCTGGGGTTATGTGTCTGGTGGCATGGGGGCACTTTCTGGGGCCTTGGCTCATGCTGCAACTACGCTTGGGGCTGAGATCTTCACTGATAAG GCAGTTGCCCGGATTCTCCTGAGTTCTGATAAGAAGGTTCAAGGAGTTTGCCTCCAGGATGGAACTGAAGTGAAGAGTCGCTTGGTGCTGTCCAATGCATCTCCACATCATACCTTCCTGGAGCTGACTCCACAA GAGCATCTGCCCTTGGAGTTTGTACAGAGAATCTCACAGTTTGACACATGCTCTCCAGTCACCAAGATCAATG TGGCTGTGGATCGGTTGCCCAGTTTTCTGGCAGTCTCAAACACCACCAATGGCGATCCCTTGCCTCACCATCAATGCTCCATCCATCTTAATTGTGAAAACATCCATGCCTTGCACCAGGCCTTTGAGGATGCTTGCAATGGGAGGCCCTCTAGAAG ACCCATGATTGACATGTGTATTCCATCGGTCTTGGATCCTACCCTGGCTCCCCCAGGCTGCCATGTGATTTCACTTTTTACCCAATACACCCCCTATTTGCTTGCTGAAGGAAAGCCGTGGGATCACCATGACCGTGAGAGCTATACCAATCGAG TATTTGACAGTGTTGAAGCCTACGCACCTGGGTTCAAGGCATCCATCATTGGCATAGATGTTTTAACACCTCCAGACCTTGAACAGATCTTTGGCCTACCTGGTGGG AATATATTCCATGGAGCCATGTCTTTGGATCAGCTATATTTTGCCCGACCAGTGCCATCTTACTCCAGCTACCAGTCTCCAGTCCAAGGCCTATACCTCTGTGGAAGTGGTGCTCATCCTGGTATGTCTGGAAGGGATTGTGTGAGTG GAGGAGGTGTAATGGGAGCAGTGGGACGCAATGCTGCTAGAGTGGCCTTGGAGGATTTCAAGAATCTGTGA
- the PYROXD2 gene encoding pyridine nucleotide-disulfide oxidoreductase domain-containing protein 2 isoform X4 → MAGRHCCRLGPAGIRRILTGCRANHSRPGASLKREYDAVVIGAGHNGLVAAAYLQKGGLKTVVLERRHIVGGAAITEEIIPGFRFSRASYLLSLLRPQIYNELELKKYGLKVLLRDPYSFTPVLEDSQGGKAPCSLLLGNSMAETQNQIAQFSLKDAQAFPKYEAFMSCLVAAIDPLLDICPVDVAALTQGSLHQRFRALRGLQALFRAGFALGKQLPQYYEVLTAPISKILDFWFESEPLKATLATDAVIGAMAGPHTPGSGYVLLHHVMGELEGRKGAWGYVSGGMGALSGALAHAATTLGAEIFTDKAVARILLSSDKKVQGVCLQDGTEVKSRLVLSNASPHHTFLELTPQEHLPLEFVQRISQFDTCSPVTKINVAVDRLPSFLAVSNTTNGDPLPHHQCSIHLNCENIHALHQAFEDACNGRPSRRPMIDMCIPSVLDPTLAPPGCHVISLFTQYTPYLLAEGKPWDHHDRESYTNREYIPWSHVFGSAIFCPTSAILLQLPVSSPRPIPLWKWCSSWRRCNGSSGTQCC, encoded by the exons ATGGCAGGGAGGCACTGTTGCCGGCTGGGTCCGGCTGGCATACGCCGGATTTTAACGGGTTGCAGGGCAAACCATTCGCGGCCTGGAGCCTCCTTGAAGCGGGAGTACGACGCTGTCGTGATCGGGGCAG GACACAACGGACTAGTGGCT GCTGCCTATCTGCAAAAGGGAGGGCTGAAAACAGTAGTGCTGGAGAGAAGACACATTGTGGGAGGTGCTGCAATCACTGAAGAAATTATCCCAG GCTTTCGCTTCTCCAGGGCCTCTTACCTGCTCAGTCTGCTGAGACCCCAGATTTACAATGAGCTGGAGCTGAAG AAATATGGCTTAAAAGTGTTGCTGCGTGACCCGTATTCCTTCACTCCAGTGCTGGAGGACAGTCAGGGTGGAAAAGCTCCCTGCTCGCTGTTGCTGGGGAACAGCATGGCTGAGACACAGAACCAGATTGCCCAGTTTTCCCTaaaggatgcccag GCCTTTCCCAAGTATGAGGCGTTCATGAGCTGCTTGGTGGCAGCCATTGACCCTCTCCTTGATATCTGCCCAGTGGATGTAGCTGCACTCACCCAGGGCTCCTTGCATCAGCGATTCAGGGCCTTGAGGGGTTTGCAAGCCCTGTTCCGTGCAG GATTTGCTTTGGGAAAACAACTTCCACAGTATTATGAAGTTCTCACAGCCCCCATTTCCAAG ATTTTGGATTTCTGGTTTGAGTCAGAGCCCTTAAAAGCAACATTGGCCACTGATGCAGTGATTGGTGCCATGGCTGGTCCACACACACCAGGCAGTGG GTATGTTCTGCTGCACCATGTCATGGGTGAGCTAGAGGGACGCAAGGGTGCCTGGGGTTATGTGTCTGGTGGCATGGGGGCACTTTCTGGGGCCTTGGCTCATGCTGCAACTACGCTTGGGGCTGAGATCTTCACTGATAAG GCAGTTGCCCGGATTCTCCTGAGTTCTGATAAGAAGGTTCAAGGAGTTTGCCTCCAGGATGGAACTGAAGTGAAGAGTCGCTTGGTGCTGTCCAATGCATCTCCACATCATACCTTCCTGGAGCTGACTCCACAA GAGCATCTGCCCTTGGAGTTTGTACAGAGAATCTCACAGTTTGACACATGCTCTCCAGTCACCAAGATCAATG TGGCTGTGGATCGGTTGCCCAGTTTTCTGGCAGTCTCAAACACCACCAATGGCGATCCCTTGCCTCACCATCAATGCTCCATCCATCTTAATTGTGAAAACATCCATGCCTTGCACCAGGCCTTTGAGGATGCTTGCAATGGGAGGCCCTCTAGAAG ACCCATGATTGACATGTGTATTCCATCGGTCTTGGATCCTACCCTGGCTCCCCCAGGCTGCCATGTGATTTCACTTTTTACCCAATACACCCCCTATTTGCTTGCTGAAGGAAAGCCGTGGGATCACCATGACCGTGAGAGCTATACCAATCGAG AATATATTCCATGGAGCCATGTCTTTGGATCAGCTATATTTTGCCCGACCAGTGCCATCTTACTCCAGCTACCAGTCTCCAGTCCAAGGCCTATACCTCTGTGGAAGTGGTGCTCATCCTG GAGGAGGTGTAATGGGAGCAGTGGGACGCAATGCTGCTAG